A genomic window from Fulvitalea axinellae includes:
- a CDS encoding sulfatase family protein, with translation MKKILYQFIIFISFYISGCSTHKIDKKPNIILIFIDDMGWSDFSCFGNTDAQTPNIDKLASEGISFEQFYVNSPICSPSRVAISTGQYPQRWNITSYLAFRKQNTERGMAQWLDPKAPMLARSLKQAGYATGHFGKWHMGGQRDVNDAPAITEYGFDESLTNFEGMGAKLLPLTMDENGKVGRIRKREESLGKPFTWMQRSEITSGFIDAAIPFMDKAQKSGKPFYVNLWPDDVHGPFWPPFEEYGLAKEAGKRGLYLAVLEAMDKQFGKLFDYIQSNDELRENTLILICSDNGPEKGAGRAGNLKGYKTHLYEGGIRSSLVVWGPGFINKKKKGSRNKESVFSAIDLTPSLLEFTGTKVSENVRYDGESIMRTMLGESTLSRKSPVFFSRPPDRKNYYGFENLPDLAVREGEWKLLCDYDGSNLELYNIVMDPGEQNNLADAHAERAKTMSQKVISWFKSMPVLEMETTKSKAQKHKNVNTKKAKKQ, from the coding sequence ATGAAAAAAATACTTTATCAGTTTATAATTTTTATTTCTTTCTATATATCTGGATGTTCAACACATAAAATTGACAAAAAGCCAAATATCATTCTAATATTTATAGATGATATGGGCTGGTCAGATTTTTCATGTTTTGGAAATACAGATGCCCAAACTCCCAATATTGATAAATTGGCTTCTGAAGGAATTTCGTTCGAACAATTCTATGTAAACTCACCAATTTGTTCCCCTTCCCGGGTAGCCATTTCAACAGGTCAATATCCACAACGCTGGAATATTACGTCTTACCTTGCCTTTAGGAAACAGAACACGGAACGGGGAATGGCGCAATGGCTGGACCCCAAAGCTCCAATGCTAGCGAGAAGCTTGAAACAGGCTGGTTATGCAACGGGGCATTTTGGGAAGTGGCATATGGGTGGCCAACGCGATGTAAACGATGCTCCGGCAATTACCGAATATGGCTTTGATGAATCGCTGACCAATTTTGAAGGAATGGGAGCCAAACTATTGCCTTTGACAATGGATGAAAACGGGAAGGTTGGAAGAATTAGGAAAAGGGAAGAAAGTTTAGGAAAGCCTTTTACCTGGATGCAGCGGTCTGAAATAACAAGCGGTTTTATTGATGCCGCTATCCCTTTCATGGATAAAGCTCAAAAGTCGGGAAAGCCATTTTATGTAAACCTATGGCCGGATGATGTACACGGCCCTTTCTGGCCTCCTTTTGAAGAATACGGGCTTGCGAAAGAAGCTGGAAAAAGAGGGTTATACTTGGCTGTTCTGGAAGCTATGGACAAACAATTTGGTAAACTTTTCGACTACATTCAAAGCAACGATGAATTACGTGAAAACACTCTGATTCTGATTTGTTCTGACAATGGACCTGAAAAAGGAGCAGGTAGAGCCGGAAACCTAAAAGGGTATAAAACGCATTTGTATGAAGGAGGAATTCGTTCTTCATTAGTAGTTTGGGGCCCCGGATTTATTAATAAGAAGAAAAAAGGTAGCCGAAATAAAGAATCGGTTTTTTCCGCAATTGATTTAACACCATCCTTACTTGAGTTCACTGGGACAAAAGTTTCCGAAAATGTTAGGTATGATGGAGAAAGCATAATGAGAACGATGCTGGGAGAGTCTACCCTATCACGTAAATCCCCAGTTTTCTTCAGCCGACCACCTGACAGAAAGAATTATTACGGTTTCGAAAACCTTCCTGACTTGGCTGTTCGTGAAGGCGAATGGAAACTTTTGTGCGATTACGACGGTAGCAATCTGGAACTGTATAATATTGTTATGGATCCGGGGGAGCAAAATAACCTAGCTGATGCTCATGCCGAGAGAGCTAAAACAATGTCTCAGAAGGTAATATCATGGTTTAAGTCAATGCCTGTATTGGAAATGGAGACTACGAAGAGTAAAGCCCAAAAACACAAGAATGTAAATACAAAAAAGGCGAAAAAGCAGTAA
- a CDS encoding tyrosine-type recombinase/integrase, which yields MLSQTEMSVLLKGIPNVKHKTIVTVIYSCGLRISELTSVRVSDIDYGSRRILLKQAKGKKTGMCHLPSVPN from the coding sequence GTGTTGAGTCAAACAGAGATGAGCGTGTTGCTGAAAGGGATCCCCAATGTGAAACACAAGACGATAGTAACTGTTATCTACAGCTGTGGACTAAGGATAAGCGAGTTGACGTCGGTGCGGGTGTCGGATATTGACTATGGGAGCCGGAGAATATTGCTGAAGCAGGCCAAGGGTAAAAAGACAGGTATGTGCCACTTGCCGAGCGTACCGAATTGA
- a CDS encoding serine hydrolase domain-containing protein, translating into MNKINFSLIILLISLLSCQPGKKKKATTDSSITEDYSLQNKVENNIYRIDKNGVSDSLPITIESRMKELNIPGISIAVFDNNEIIWAKGYGIKNKENNEEVNKNTLFQAASISKPVANVTAFKLIEQGKILLDENVNTKLNRWQVPENEFTTTEKVTVRRIMSHTSGLGTSGFRGYNKNDSIPSLVQVLEGSKITNSDPVRVIQRPGEAEYYSGGGLQVLQLLMEDVSGQKFSQLTEDLIFKPIGMNSSSFDYPLPQKLNHLTTNGFDSNGEAINGGYHLYPEKAAAGLWTTPTDLAKFMIALGKSYRGENDGVLEQSSAQLMMKRVPNAGGTGIGIDGEGDSFRFRHTGGNAGFSCYAVSFANKGRGFVIMTNSDNGFPLNHEIARAISKAYNWPAMWMRE; encoded by the coding sequence ATGAATAAAATCAATTTTAGCCTAATAATCTTATTAATTTCTCTATTATCCTGTCAACCAGGAAAGAAGAAAAAAGCAACGACTGATTCTTCAATTACCGAAGACTATTCTCTGCAAAATAAAGTTGAAAACAACATCTACCGAATAGATAAAAATGGTGTAAGTGATTCTTTGCCAATAACTATCGAATCTCGGATGAAAGAATTAAATATTCCGGGAATCAGTATTGCCGTTTTCGATAACAATGAAATTATTTGGGCAAAAGGATATGGTATAAAAAATAAAGAGAATAACGAAGAAGTCAATAAAAACACTCTTTTTCAAGCTGCTTCAATTTCTAAACCTGTTGCTAATGTAACAGCATTTAAGCTAATAGAGCAGGGAAAAATTCTATTAGACGAAAATGTAAACACAAAATTAAATAGATGGCAAGTTCCGGAAAATGAATTCACTACAACAGAAAAAGTAACTGTAAGAAGAATAATGAGCCATACATCCGGATTGGGTACGTCCGGATTTCGGGGGTATAATAAAAATGATTCTATTCCATCGTTAGTTCAAGTTTTAGAGGGCAGTAAAATAACAAATTCCGACCCTGTAAGAGTAATCCAAAGACCAGGAGAAGCAGAATATTATTCCGGAGGAGGCCTACAAGTTTTACAATTATTAATGGAAGATGTTAGTGGACAAAAATTCTCTCAATTAACAGAAGATTTAATTTTTAAGCCCATAGGAATGAATAGCAGTTCATTTGATTATCCTTTGCCTCAAAAGTTAAATCATTTAACAACAAATGGATTTGATTCTAATGGAGAAGCTATCAATGGTGGTTATCATTTGTACCCTGAAAAAGCCGCCGCAGGGCTGTGGACTACACCAACAGATTTAGCAAAATTTATGATAGCTCTAGGCAAGTCTTATAGAGGTGAAAATGATGGAGTATTAGAACAAAGTTCAGCCCAGTTAATGATGAAAAGAGTACCTAACGCAGGCGGAACAGGCATTGGAATTGATGGTGAAGGAGATTCTTTTCGTTTTAGGCATACAGGCGGAAACGCAGGTTTTAGTTGTTATGCAGTTTCTTTTGCTAATAAAGGTAGAGGATTTGTAATTATGACTAATTCTGACAATGGATTTCCATTAAATCACGAAATAGCGAGAGCCATATCAAAAGCATATAATTGGCCAGCAATGTGGATGCGCGAATAA
- a CDS encoding S41 family peptidase has product MRFSTILFLLICSLQTIAQVSTDSISYKNDLAIYKKTLEETHPSLYRFSSKEKFDSLFNLTKSNLDKKTTELDFFRAISKLSSLVREGHSYIQPTKSLSSSIQNKSLFPFSVLVEDSCITVQDSRSAELAYLKKAVIYSINGQSVKSILKSLSESTCMVSAFNNSGLKSRLSLYNNFAFAYYYFIDTTSTFNIDFRLISDNKIRTATIEGSSAQLSGKNYPQLPADPIPPFSLEINEQRSTAIMSISTFAYWAVGKKIKDYSKFFKKSFTSIQNQKIKNLIIDVRGNRGGEEMIAGELLTYLIDYEFRIYKYSKANSLEFDFINSLPNSNQIKLSKSNYIVSDSGFVMKRADFLKEYVPQKKNQFKGNVYLLSNGICASACHIFLALIKTHKVGKIIGQESGGAFEDVDGRQRIKFTLPYSKIFVSYPTWAMKLNTSGGDKRRGVIPDYEVFPTIEDIALGKDVEMELALKLIR; this is encoded by the coding sequence ATGAGGTTCTCTACAATACTATTCCTATTAATTTGTAGTCTACAAACTATTGCACAAGTATCGACTGACTCGATTTCCTATAAGAATGATTTAGCGATTTATAAGAAAACACTTGAGGAAACCCATCCAAGCTTATATCGCTTTTCCAGTAAAGAAAAATTTGATTCATTATTTAACCTAACAAAATCAAACCTAGATAAGAAAACAACAGAATTGGATTTTTTTCGTGCGATTTCCAAACTTTCATCTCTTGTCAGAGAAGGGCATAGCTATATTCAACCTACTAAAAGCCTTAGCTCAAGCATACAAAACAAAAGTCTTTTTCCCTTCAGTGTATTGGTGGAAGACAGTTGTATTACAGTTCAAGATAGTCGGTCAGCAGAATTAGCATACCTCAAAAAAGCAGTTATTTATTCAATTAACGGGCAAAGCGTTAAATCGATTTTAAAGTCATTGAGTGAATCAACATGCATGGTTTCTGCTTTTAACAATTCAGGTTTGAAAAGTCGACTATCTCTCTACAACAATTTTGCTTTCGCCTATTATTATTTCATAGATACCACAAGCACCTTCAATATTGATTTCAGACTAATATCTGATAATAAAATACGTACTGCTACTATAGAAGGCTCAAGTGCCCAACTGTCGGGTAAAAATTATCCCCAACTTCCTGCAGATCCAATACCCCCATTCTCTTTGGAAATAAATGAGCAAAGGTCGACTGCAATAATGAGTATCTCTACTTTTGCATATTGGGCTGTGGGCAAAAAAATTAAAGACTACTCCAAGTTTTTTAAGAAGTCATTCACCTCTATTCAAAATCAAAAAATCAAAAACCTAATCATTGATGTGAGAGGAAATCGAGGAGGAGAAGAAATGATAGCCGGTGAGTTACTGACCTATTTAATTGATTATGAGTTCAGAATATACAAATACAGTAAAGCAAACTCCCTGGAATTTGACTTTATCAACTCTTTACCGAATTCAAATCAAATAAAGCTGTCAAAAAGTAATTACATCGTCTCAGATTCAGGTTTTGTAATGAAAAGAGCTGACTTTTTGAAGGAGTATGTTCCGCAGAAAAAAAATCAGTTCAAGGGGAATGTATATTTATTATCTAATGGTATCTGTGCATCGGCATGCCACATATTTCTAGCACTTATAAAGACTCATAAAGTTGGAAAGATTATCGGTCAAGAGTCTGGTGGAGCATTCGAGGATGTTGATGGCCGGCAACGTATCAAATTTACTCTACCATATTCCAAAATTTTTGTCAGCTATCCAACGTGGGCAATGAAGCTAAATACTAGTGGCGGAGATAAGCGAAGGGGGGTTATCCCGGATTATGAAGTCTTTCCAACTATTGAAGATATCGCACTTGGAAAAGATGTTGAAATGGAACTGGCATTAAAACTAATAAGGTGA
- a CDS encoding DinB family protein, which translates to MDKKSIIKNLVQRHQEFGEYLGSLSRKDFEISRKEKWNAGQDLDHIVKSIKPLSNVLSNKEFIATKFGKGNGISSDYEILVSRYKDKIAEGGVAFGEFIPEKISWDKKEGLLRQLHELIEKITEALQQYTEEELDELLLPHPLLGSLTVREMLYFTNYHVTHHRNNISRNLRSIENQVDSREL; encoded by the coding sequence ATGGACAAGAAATCGATAATCAAAAATTTAGTACAAAGACACCAAGAGTTCGGAGAGTACTTAGGCTCTCTTTCCAGAAAAGATTTCGAAATTAGTAGAAAGGAAAAGTGGAACGCTGGACAAGATCTTGATCATATTGTTAAAAGCATTAAACCATTATCAAACGTACTCTCGAACAAAGAATTTATAGCAACTAAGTTTGGAAAAGGTAATGGAATTTCGAGTGACTATGAAATCTTAGTGAGTCGCTATAAAGACAAAATTGCTGAAGGAGGTGTTGCTTTTGGGGAATTTATTCCTGAGAAAATAAGCTGGGATAAAAAAGAAGGTTTGCTTCGACAGTTACATGAACTAATTGAAAAAATTACTGAAGCTCTTCAACAATATACTGAAGAGGAATTGGATGAACTTTTGTTGCCCCACCCTTTATTAGGTTCTTTAACAGTTAGAGAAATGTTGTATTTCACCAATTATCATGTTACCCATCATCGAAATAATATTAGTAGGAATTTAAGATCTATAGAGAATCAAGTAGACAGCCGTGAGCTTTAA
- a CDS encoding amidohydrolase family protein — protein sequence MKKNFLLTLLIFITVFFGCKENKPTISKVENDDKGSEIYVVKNVNIIPMTENTKVIENATVVIEDNKILSINDSIPDNSITIDGAGKWLIPGLIDMHVHGLSDGSFSENYPTQGATFPFNTQNLMTPYVANEVTTIFELSERIGLIAQRNQIEKGEVIGPRMALTAFIDNDGSIGSVKNPSDGRQTVRIAKGKGYKFLKVYTWLNQETFNAVIDEAKKLDMKVVGHIPIAFEGEVEKAFVANFGMIAHAEELSKQTSDYSYRQAQKFAQMAKKNNTWLTPNLSNMVWIINQARSLDSIRNSPGLKYVHPMFQSKWLTSNNYEDRDALIPTFQKQHDFHIKLVKAFKEAGVPMVAGTDAGTSGIIWGFSLHDELQLLVGAGLTPEEALVSATRLPATWLEIDDKVGTIEAGKFADLILLDKNPLEDIANTTKISGVFVNGKWLDKNNIDTMLKDLADWNTKNSDKFEWSKRREY from the coding sequence TTGAAAAAGAACTTTTTACTCACATTACTGATTTTCATTACAGTGTTTTTTGGCTGTAAAGAGAATAAGCCAACTATTTCTAAAGTAGAAAATGACGATAAGGGGAGTGAGATTTATGTTGTGAAAAATGTAAATATTATCCCGATGACTGAAAACACCAAAGTCATTGAAAATGCGACAGTTGTAATTGAGGATAATAAAATACTGTCAATAAACGATTCTATTCCGGATAATTCAATAACGATTGACGGGGCTGGCAAATGGTTAATTCCCGGATTAATTGATATGCATGTCCATGGCCTGTCAGACGGTAGTTTTAGTGAAAATTACCCTACCCAAGGAGCTACGTTTCCATTTAATACTCAAAATCTTATGACCCCTTATGTTGCGAATGAGGTGACGACAATATTTGAATTAAGCGAAAGAATTGGACTGATTGCCCAAAGAAACCAGATAGAAAAAGGCGAAGTCATAGGTCCAAGAATGGCGCTAACAGCCTTTATAGATAATGACGGAAGTATAGGTTCGGTTAAGAATCCTTCGGACGGGAGACAGACGGTCAGGATAGCTAAAGGGAAAGGCTATAAATTCCTAAAAGTCTATACATGGTTAAATCAGGAAACCTTTAATGCGGTAATAGACGAAGCCAAAAAATTGGATATGAAAGTAGTCGGTCATATACCGATTGCATTTGAAGGTGAAGTGGAAAAAGCATTTGTGGCCAATTTTGGAATGATAGCCCATGCTGAAGAATTGTCGAAACAGACAAGCGACTATAGCTATCGGCAAGCGCAAAAGTTTGCCCAAATGGCGAAAAAGAATAATACTTGGCTAACCCCTAACCTATCCAATATGGTATGGATAATAAACCAAGCGCGCTCTTTGGATAGTATCAGAAACTCACCAGGCTTGAAATATGTACACCCGATGTTTCAAAGCAAATGGTTAACCTCAAACAACTATGAAGATAGGGACGCTTTGATACCCACTTTTCAAAAGCAACATGATTTTCATATTAAATTGGTCAAAGCATTCAAAGAAGCGGGAGTTCCTATGGTTGCGGGAACAGATGCCGGGACGTCTGGAATAATTTGGGGATTTTCTTTGCATGATGAATTACAGCTATTGGTTGGGGCAGGTTTGACCCCCGAAGAAGCTCTTGTTTCGGCAACCCGGTTACCGGCGACTTGGCTTGAAATTGATGACAAAGTGGGGACTATCGAAGCGGGTAAATTTGCGGATCTTATTTTACTAGATAAAAACCCTTTGGAGGATATTGCCAATACGACTAAAATTTCGGGCGTTTTTGTAAATGGGAAATGGCTCGACAAAAATAACATCGACACTATGCTTAAAGATTTAGCTGACTGGAACACTAAAAATTCGGATAAATTTGAGTGGAGTAAAAGACGAGAATATTAA
- a CDS encoding IS701 family transposase, with protein MKRRDGFELYTDYLIASRGQATSTGLSASLDNQIPHDYFSDLLKQPDMDQKAFWKEVKSFARSIEGEEAVLSIDDCIVHKPHSSENDIVAYHFDHTVGKAVKGINSLNFLLSNTVEGQTVNCPVAYEIVHKTVKYIDKNGKEKRKSEKTKNEMVLEVLHRLNFLNKLVFRYILFDTWFTASDTLKYIHYKLKKVFVCPLKSNRNIAMSEKDKNEGKFIHVSDAPIESGQVKRVWVKGVDFPVTLAKQVFTNRDRSTAEQWLVTNGENMAFEDIVAIYQKRWKVEEFHKSLKQNTMLGKSPTKMEITQLNHIFASMIAYIKLEKLKVKEKLNHFAIKSKLYLKMIKAAMEELDALRSA; from the coding sequence ATGAAAAGGAGAGACGGATTTGAATTATACACGGATTATCTTATTGCCAGTCGAGGGCAAGCCACCTCAACAGGGCTCTCAGCATCTTTGGACAATCAGATTCCCCATGATTATTTCAGCGACCTCCTCAAGCAACCGGACATGGACCAAAAGGCTTTTTGGAAAGAGGTGAAGTCTTTCGCCAGGAGTATTGAGGGCGAAGAGGCGGTTTTGAGTATCGACGATTGCATTGTCCACAAGCCTCATTCCTCGGAAAACGACATCGTAGCTTATCATTTCGACCATACTGTAGGCAAAGCGGTCAAAGGGATCAACTCCCTTAACTTTCTTCTGAGCAATACCGTGGAAGGACAAACGGTTAACTGTCCGGTCGCTTATGAGATCGTCCACAAGACGGTGAAATACATAGACAAGAACGGGAAGGAAAAGCGTAAAAGCGAGAAAACGAAAAATGAGATGGTACTGGAAGTTTTACACCGTCTAAACTTTCTGAACAAACTGGTTTTCAGGTACATTCTTTTCGATACGTGGTTCACCGCCAGCGATACGCTGAAGTATATTCATTACAAGCTCAAGAAGGTTTTCGTTTGCCCGCTGAAGAGCAACAGGAATATAGCAATGAGCGAAAAGGACAAAAACGAGGGCAAATTCATTCACGTTTCGGATGCGCCTATTGAAAGCGGTCAAGTGAAGCGGGTGTGGGTCAAGGGAGTTGATTTTCCTGTCACGCTCGCCAAACAAGTCTTTACAAACAGGGACCGGTCGACCGCGGAACAATGGCTGGTTACCAACGGGGAGAACATGGCTTTCGAGGATATCGTAGCGATCTACCAAAAACGGTGGAAAGTCGAGGAGTTCCATAAGTCGCTCAAGCAAAACACGATGTTAGGCAAGTCTCCCACAAAGATGGAGATTACCCAATTGAACCACATCTTCGCTTCCATGATCGCCTACATAAAACTGGAAAAACTGAAGGTTAAGGAGAAGCTGAATCACTTTGCGATAAAATCAAAATTGTATTTGAAGATGATAAAGGCTGCCATGGAAGAACTTGACGCCTTGCGGTCGGCCTGA
- a CDS encoding AraC family transcriptional regulator — protein MKDQTHDDYKIRLDLVFEYIDNNLDGDLSLKTISEIAFFSPYHFHRIFKYLTGETLNHYILRRRIEKSVPRLLHTDRSIIELAFKYGFSDKASFSKAFKKFYRVSPTEFKKQNSKKFRPIQQLESKLVQTDLNYEEYHIAVDKLRNWIQKNADIEVKTVPQLNFAYKSTIGIKNPRVVFKELMRWGKENKAIGKSPKLMAVYHNNLRITEVKKVRSDRGIIIDKMVHTEPGISIKTVKECKCVVGSLNIQLYDFEKAWVGLFIWLDDHGYTRSDQSPFDIYYNKPDFPGGKTKVDICMPIE, from the coding sequence ATGAAGGATCAAACACATGATGATTATAAAATCAGACTTGATTTAGTATTTGAATATATTGATAACAACCTTGATGGTGATTTATCGCTAAAAACAATTTCCGAAATAGCCTTCTTCTCCCCGTATCATTTTCACCGAATATTTAAATACTTAACCGGTGAAACCTTAAACCATTATATTCTCCGGCGTAGAATAGAAAAATCTGTACCAAGATTACTTCACACCGATCGAAGCATAATCGAATTAGCTTTCAAATATGGTTTTAGTGACAAAGCTTCTTTTTCCAAAGCCTTTAAAAAATTCTATAGAGTAAGCCCTACTGAGTTTAAAAAGCAAAACTCTAAAAAGTTTAGACCAATCCAACAACTTGAAAGTAAGTTGGTACAAACGGATTTGAACTATGAAGAATATCATATTGCTGTAGATAAACTACGAAACTGGATTCAAAAAAATGCGGATATAGAAGTAAAAACGGTTCCCCAACTGAATTTTGCTTATAAATCTACAATTGGTATTAAAAACCCTCGAGTTGTTTTTAAAGAGCTAATGAGGTGGGGGAAAGAAAATAAGGCGATTGGAAAATCTCCTAAACTCATGGCTGTTTATCATAATAACCTGCGAATTACAGAAGTAAAAAAAGTGCGATCAGATCGAGGTATTATAATAGATAAAATGGTACATACGGAACCAGGTATTAGCATCAAAACCGTCAAAGAATGTAAATGTGTTGTTGGTTCCCTGAATATACAACTCTATGACTTTGAAAAAGCCTGGGTTGGACTTTTTATTTGGCTAGACGATCATGGATATACCCGCTCTGATCAAAGTCCTTTTGACATTTATTACAACAAACCTGATTTTCCCGGAGGGAAAACCAAGGTCGATATTTGTATGCCAATTGAATAA
- a CDS encoding amidohydrolase family protein, with the protein MKLVSIVSGVLLCVILVVSCSTSEKANDVAPTNEAYSGPVIDMHVHTGEIMGAISEVLDGPTPPGSSLSFEEHRLQTYKMFEKYNIVKAVVSGVDFRASEWSAIDPKRIIPGTMVLTTERPSVEQCRQAYQEGKLKLLGEVGFYYQGVYANDTEVKPYFDLAEELNIPVSYHLMDNLHNGHANPAQFNEVLRAHPDLKIYVSHAGHPHLEEIKTLLSNFPNLYVDISALNHYEDFEPYIKDLMDNGFGKRIMYGTDQMENPATFDEAFPAIDNLPFLSAEQKADIFYHNAARFLGLSEQEIKKHWGR; encoded by the coding sequence ATGAAGTTAGTTAGTATTGTATCTGGCGTATTACTATGTGTAATACTTGTTGTATCATGCTCAACAAGTGAAAAGGCAAATGATGTGGCGCCTACAAACGAAGCTTATTCTGGTCCGGTCATAGATATGCACGTGCATACCGGTGAAATTATGGGAGCTATATCAGAAGTATTAGACGGTCCTACCCCTCCCGGATCTTCATTAAGCTTTGAAGAGCACAGGTTACAGACATACAAAATGTTTGAGAAATATAATATTGTAAAAGCGGTAGTAAGTGGAGTAGATTTTAGAGCATCTGAATGGTCGGCAATAGACCCTAAACGAATTATACCAGGCACAATGGTACTAACCACAGAAAGACCTTCTGTAGAACAATGTAGACAAGCTTACCAAGAAGGAAAACTAAAATTACTAGGTGAAGTAGGATTTTATTATCAGGGAGTATACGCCAACGACACAGAGGTAAAACCTTATTTTGATCTGGCAGAAGAGTTGAACATTCCGGTAAGCTATCACTTAATGGATAACCTACATAATGGTCATGCAAATCCAGCACAATTTAATGAGGTACTTCGCGCACATCCAGACTTGAAAATTTACGTTAGTCATGCAGGTCACCCTCATTTAGAAGAGATAAAGACCTTGTTATCCAACTTTCCGAACCTATATGTTGATATATCGGCACTTAATCATTACGAAGATTTCGAGCCTTATATTAAAGACCTTATGGACAACGGTTTCGGTAAACGCATAATGTATGGAACCGATCAAATGGAAAACCCTGCTACATTCGACGAAGCATTTCCTGCAATTGATAACTTACCTTTCCTTTCTGCTGAGCAAAAAGCAGATATTTTTTACCATAACGCTGCTCGTTTCTTAGGTTTATCCGAGCAAGAAATAAAAAAGCATTGGGGGAGATAG